One Candidatus Bipolaricaulota bacterium genomic window, CTGACCTTAAGCTGGCCCGGTGTGCCTTGTGTGGAGAGGACGGGTGGGGAACGTGCCGCACCAAGCACGAGTGTGAAGTGGAGGACGACTTCCAGTCCCTGCATGAGTCGGTCCGGGAGGCGCAGGGGTACGTGTTCGTCACGGGTGCGGTCTTCTCCGCGATGGACGAGGGGATGCGGGCGTTCCTCGACCGGCTGCGCCGCTGCGAGGCGACGCGGGAGGAGTCATCCCTGTTCGGAAAGCCGGCGGTCGGGATCGCCGTGGCGCCGGAGTCGAGCGCGGAGGCGATCGGGCCTCTAACCGAGCTTGCTCGTGTCATCCACGACGTCAAGGCCGATCCGTTCGACCTGATCCCGGTCAGTCCCCGCACCCGCGATTACCAACTGGAGACGATCCACGACGCCCTGGCGGAGATGGTGAGCCTTCCCCCGGCGCTGACCGCATCGCTCGATACCAGGCGAAAGGCGGAAGAGGCGAAGAAAAAGCACACCACCCGCAAGCGACGGCGGCGCTAGTCGTTGGATAACGCGGAGTGGGCGCGGGCGACCACTTTGGCGAGGTCGACCGCGCGTCCCTCCTCGCGCCGCAGATGGAGGAAGTACTCGATGTTTCCCGCCGGGCCGCGCAGGGGGGAATGGGTGACCCCGACTACGCCCCACGGGGTCTCCGTCGTTATGAAGTCCAAAAGCCCTTTCAGAACCCCGATGTGAACGGCGGGGTCGCGCACCACTCCGCCCCGGGTCACGTTCTCCCGTCCGGCCTCGAACTGGGGCTTCACCAGGGCGATGATCTCCCCCTCCGGGTCGACGATCTCGGCGAGGGGCGGGATGACGAGCCGCAGTGAGATGAACGAGACGTCGATCGTGGCCAGCTCCACCCGCTCACCGATGTCGTCCAGCGTCAGGTAGCGGGCGTTAATCCCTTCGTGTACCACCACGCGCGGGTCGTTGCGCAGTCTCCAGTCGAGCTGCCCCTTCCCCACGTCGACGGCGTGTACCCGGCTCGCTCCGTGCTTGAGCAGGCAATCGGTGAACCCACCGGTGGAGCTTCCCACGTCGAGGCAGACCATCCCTTTGGGCTCGATGCGGAAGTCGACGAGTGCTCCGGCGAGCTTCTCTCCCCCGCGGCTCACATACGGAGCCGGGGCAACGAGCTCGATCTCCGCCTCGGGATCGACCATGTGCCCGGGGCGGTAGACCACTTGACCGTCGACCTTGACCCGCCCGGCCATGATCATCCGCTGTGCCTTGGAGCGACTGCGGATCAGACGACGGGCGGTGACGAGCTTGTCCAGGCGTTCCTTGCTCACTGATCGGCGACCGCCGCGGCCGTCGCCTCCTGATAGGCGGCGAGCCCCTCCCGCAGGAGCTCGACGGCGCGGACGAGCTTGTCCTCCTCGAGCACGTAGGCGATCCGGACCTCGTCTTTACCCTTACCCGGGGTGGCATAGAACCCGGTCCCTGGTGCGACCATCACCGTCTCCCCGTCCCGCTCGAAGTCGGTGAGCAGGAAGCGGGCGAAGCTCTCGCAGTCGTCGATCGGGAGCTTGGCGATCACGTAGAACGCCCCGGCCGGCTT contains:
- a CDS encoding flavodoxin family protein, producing MKVLVILNDPNPEGLVAACAEAARQGIIDGHSPARVINIADLKLARCALCGEDGWGTCRTKHECEVEDDFQSLHESVREAQGYVFVTGAVFSAMDEGMRAFLDRLRRCEATREESSLFGKPAVGIAVAPESSAEAIGPLTELARVIHDVKADPFDLIPVSPRTRDYQLETIHDALAEMVSLPPALTASLDTRRKAEEAKKKHTTRKRRRR
- a CDS encoding TlyA family RNA methyltransferase, producing the protein MSKERLDKLVTARRLIRSRSKAQRMIMAGRVKVDGQVVYRPGHMVDPEAEIELVAPAPYVSRGGEKLAGALVDFRIEPKGMVCLDVGSSTGGFTDCLLKHGASRVHAVDVGKGQLDWRLRNDPRVVVHEGINARYLTLDDIGERVELATIDVSFISLRLVIPPLAEIVDPEGEIIALVKPQFEAGRENVTRGGVVRDPAVHIGVLKGLLDFITTETPWGVVGVTHSPLRGPAGNIEYFLHLRREEGRAVDLAKVVARAHSALSND